One Trichoderma asperellum chromosome 5, complete sequence genomic region harbors:
- a CDS encoding uncharacterized protein (EggNog:ENOG41~antiSMASH:Cluster_5.2~TransMembrane:1 (o40-58i)) — protein MDSNEGVIDKNEVSIKYVEDGYVATDPIQTLNKKNLQNGLLLKVDIILVGMISLIMLVNQWDRGNIGNARIMGLQSDLHITNGQFYNVLSLYCKPEPVNILKISLAVAN, from the exons ATGGATTCTAATGAAGGCGTCATCGATAAAAATGAAGTTTCGATCAAGTACGTTGAAGATGGATATGTAGCGACGGATCCAATTCAAACGCTCAACAAGAAAAATCTACAGAATGGGCTGCTTCTCAAAGTTGATATCATTCTGGTTGGGATGATATCTCTAATCATGTTAGTGAACCAATGG GATCGAGGAAACATTGGAAACGCTCGCATCATGGGTCTACAATCTGATCTCCATATAACGAATGGACAATTTTACAATGTTCTTTCTTTGTACTGTAAGCCCGAGCCGGTAAATATCCTCAAAATATCTCTTGCGGTAGCTAACTAA
- a CDS encoding uncharacterized protein (EggNog:ENOG41~antiSMASH:Cluster_5.2~SECRETED:SignalP(1-19)~SMCOG1176:alkyl hydroperoxide reductase subunit): MNPSTGVTPAYFRWSARKQILDYGTVDLVNGTVTKIQPEANNSYFTVSANYPGDNEVTFTSRKVILATGLRDLLPSTPGLRENWGKGIYWCPWCDGHEHADQQLGILGPFSKGPDAVREIVTLNRDIILFVNGTDTPEQRAVAEKGFPEWEKYLKLHNVKIENRIISSIRRLANGTVGDEDPSLPSHPEHDLFQLNFETGEPVLRAAILTNCDTAQKSNLGQETGVVLYGGRLAADKNNGLVTNIHGIFAIGDANSDNVTNIPHAMYSGKKTAVHIQVELEIENAEAKLAASSSKRDLQDHMRILWSRMNVPGDVLYAGEFDP; encoded by the exons ATGAATCCATCAACAGGAGTTACACCAGCATATTTCCGCTGGTCGGCTCGCAAACAAATCCTCGATTACGGCACCGTTGATTTAGTAAATGGCACCGTTACCAAAATCCAGCCAGAAGCCAACAATTCTTATTTCACAGTATCTGCAAATTATCCTGGCGATAATGAAGTCACTTTCACTTCGCGAAAAGTGATTCTCGCAACAGGTTTACGGGACTTGCTTCCATCAACGCCCGGACTTAGGGAGAATTGGGGCAAAGGGATTTATTGGTGCCCATGGTGTGATGGACATGAGCATGCAGATCAGCAACTTGGAATACTCGGGCCTTTTTCTAAAGGTCCTGATGCAGTTCGAGAAATCGTCACTCTAAACCGAGATATCATCTTGTTTGTCAACGGGACGGATACTCCCGAGCAGCGAGCTGTCGCAGAAAAAGGATTCCCAGAATGGGAGAAATATCTAAAGCTACACAATGTAAAAATCGAAAACCGTATTATTTCGTCCATCAGGAGACTTGCCAACGGAACGGTAGGAGATGAGGATCCTAGCCTACCATCTCACCCTGAGCACGATCTCTTTCAACTCAACTTCGAGACTGGTGAACCGGTGCTTCGCGCGGCCATTTTGACTAATTGTGATACCGCGCAGAAGTCAAATCTGGGCCAAGAGACCGGTGTGGTATTATATGGTGGTAGACTTGCCGCAGATAAAAATAATGGCTTGGTTACCAATATCCATGGTATATTCGCCATTGGTGATGCCAATTCGGACAACGTCACAAATATCCCACACGCCATGTACAGTGGGAAGAAAACAGCTGTCCATATTCAAG TTGAGCTTGAGATTGAGAACGCTGAGGCTAAActtgcagcttcatcatctaaGCGAGATTTGCAAGATCATATGCGGATCCTGTGGTCGCGCATGAATGTACCAGGAGATGTACTCTACGCTGGAGAATTTGACCCATGA
- a CDS encoding uncharacterized protein (EggNog:ENOG41~antiSMASH:Cluster_5.2~SECRETED:SignalP(1-19)~SMCOG1176:alkyl hydroperoxide reductase subunit) — protein sequence MRIPSVFIFLPALAGLSTAVSNGSARELTIQADYDAIIVGGGPAGLSAASGLARVRRNVLLIDSGDYRNALTRHMHDVIGFDGVTPAYFRWSARKQILDYGTVDLVNGTVTKIQPEANNSYFTVSANYPGDNEVTFTSRKVILATGLRDLLPSTPGLRENWGKGIYWCPWCDGHEHADQQLGILGPFSKGPDAVREIVTLNRDIILFVNGTDTPEQRAVAEKGFPEWEKYLKLHNVKIENRIISSIRRLANGTVGDEDPSLPSHPEHDLFQLNFETGEPVLRAAILTNCDTAQKSNLGQETGVVLYGGRLAADKNNGLVTNIHGIFAIGDANSDNVTNIPHAMYSGKKTAVHIQVELEIENAEAKLAASSSKRDLQDHMRILWSRMNVPGDVLYAGEFDP from the exons ATGAGGATACCAAGTGTCTTTATCTTTCTGCCCGCCCTGGCTGGCCTTTCTACGGCTGTGTCAAACGGCAGTGCCCGCGAACTCACAATTCAAGCTGATTATGATGCGATAATCGTCGGAGGGGGCCCTGCAGGTCTCAGTGCAGCCAGTGGTCTGGCCCGCGTCCGCCGAAACGTTTTGTTGATCGACTCGGGAGATTACCGCAATGCTCTTACTCGGCATATGCACGATGTTATTGGATTCGACG GAGTTACACCAGCATATTTCCGCTGGTCGGCTCGCAAACAAATCCTCGATTACGGCACCGTTGATTTAGTAAATGGCACCGTTACCAAAATCCAGCCAGAAGCCAACAATTCTTATTTCACAGTATCTGCAAATTATCCTGGCGATAATGAAGTCACTTTCACTTCGCGAAAAGTGATTCTCGCAACAGGTTTACGGGACTTGCTTCCATCAACGCCCGGACTTAGGGAGAATTGGGGCAAAGGGATTTATTGGTGCCCATGGTGTGATGGACATGAGCATGCAGATCAGCAACTTGGAATACTCGGGCCTTTTTCTAAAGGTCCTGATGCAGTTCGAGAAATCGTCACTCTAAACCGAGATATCATCTTGTTTGTCAACGGGACGGATACTCCCGAGCAGCGAGCTGTCGCAGAAAAAGGATTCCCAGAATGGGAGAAATATCTAAAGCTACACAATGTAAAAATCGAAAACCGTATTATTTCGTCCATCAGGAGACTTGCCAACGGAACGGTAGGAGATGAGGATCCTAGCCTACCATCTCACCCTGAGCACGATCTCTTTCAACTCAACTTCGAGACTGGTGAACCGGTGCTTCGCGCGGCCATTTTGACTAATTGTGATACCGCGCAGAAGTCAAATCTGGGCCAAGAGACCGGTGTGGTATTATATGGTGGTAGACTTGCCGCAGATAAAAATAATGGCTTGGTTACCAATATCCATGGTATATTCGCCATTGGTGATGCCAATTCGGACAACGTCACAAATATCCCACACGCCATGTACAGTGGGAAGAAAACAGCTGTCCATATTCAAG TTGAGCTTGAGATTGAGAACGCTGAGGCTAAActtgcagcttcatcatctaaGCGAGATTTGCAAGATCATATGCGGATCCTGTGGTCGCGCATGAATGTACCAGGAGATGTACTCTACGCTGGAGAATTTGACCCATGA
- a CDS encoding putative secondary metabolism biosynthetic enzyme (EggNog:ENOG41~SMCOG1001:short-chain dehydrogenase/reductase SDR~antiSMASH:Cluster_5.2), which yields MARIWFVTGSSKGLGLSIVEAVLADGDNVVATARNPDTVKHLVEKYGPDRILPLALDVVNNDQVESTVKAAVDKFGRIDVVVNNAGYAIPRALEDTSIDIYRDQINANLLGTVYVTKAVLPILRKQRSGRILQVSSVGGRLATPGLSAYQAAKWAVGGFTSVVAKEVAPFGIKLTVLEPGGMKTDWAGFADDEIAISEPYQQTVGAFQKLREQYKNYRSEPAKVADVIVKISKEEEPPLRLLLGPETVDLVKQAAEQLAVSDDKWKAATLLSI from the coding sequence ATGGCTCGCATTTGGTTCGTCACCGGTTCATCCAAGGGCCTCGGCCTTTCCATTGTCGAAGCGGTCCTGGCTGATGGTGATAACGTCGTTGCCACTGCCCGAAATCCTGACACGGTAAAGCATCTTGTTGAGAAGTATGGGCCGGATCGCATCCTGCCTTTAGCGCTTGACGTCGTCAATAACGATCAAGTTGAGAGCACTGTCAAGGCCGCAGTCGATAAATTCGGCCGCATCGACGTTGTAGTCAACAATGCCGGCTATGCTATTCCACGAGCACTTGAAGATACATCCATTGACATCTACCGGGATCAAATCAACGCCAACCTTCTCGGCACTGTCTATGTCACCAAGGCTGTACTCCCCATTTTGCGCAAGCAAAGGTCCGGCCGCATTCTGCAGGTATCCTCTGTCGGCGGCCGGCTAGCAACTCCCGGCCTATCAGCCTACCAGGCCGCTAAGTGGGCTGTTGGCGGCTTTACCTCCGTTGTGGCTAAAGAAGTTGCACCGTTCGGCATTAAGCTGACAGTGCTGGAGCCTGGCGGTATGAAGACCGATTGGGCTGGTTTTGCAGACGATGAAATCGCCATCAGCGAGCCGTATCAGCAAACAGTCGGAGCATTCCAGAAGCTGCGGGAACAATACAAGAATTATCGGTCTGAACCGGCTAAGGTGGCTGATGTAATTGTCAAGATTtcgaaggaagaagagccgcCCCTGAGACTTCTTCTGGGTCCTGAGACAGTGGATCTGGTAAAGCAAGCCGCGGAGCAGCTCGCGGTGTCGGACGATAAGTGGAAAGCTGCAACATTACTATCTATCTAG
- a CDS encoding uncharacterized protein (EggNog:ENOG41~antiSMASH:Cluster_5.2~TransMembrane:1 (o441-460i)) codes for MTEKVSCNKRKPQKKRKKKTTSTPKATEDQVYGFVTGDDIATCHVGVEERNCPTTPLSSCGLTAENEDTSLEFCLSGDEYRDDMSYSSIMNGSNTELSFSLSNDQFSDADVFSYDASIPPALATSAYDEYCFVSNFTQLLTSSRRNYSSLRPESWIPKLPYLVATNSLPSPLKYALHAVALLYHAVTHDYRAEVPAVKFYVAGIESYRSMVLGSQAKETPMLSISGEDLDTEMPHASNIVAVCGPILFSFYEALQDAGSDAELLHHSVAIEMLQARGPEKCVDGLDHSVMRSMRVKEAFHSIMQNRSASFSSPEWLSVPFQQKHKICYDRLIDILLSFTTTLHLPHMNQRGAKLRSSIHRIHDLSTTRKNVIEKNVTVLQEQLQNWWLEFQDEHREISAQNSGTSSILDAADVAAASPSSVLPLSGPWMIANKETLTSSMVSIYSSIHIILHSILLIISLSRTPGSIEPGGQSAVDIHQAAISMYVTSVFNAALYLNMVNPFCGDALRTSSL; via the exons ATGACTGAGAAGGTATCCTGTAACAAGCGAAAGCcacagaagaaaaggaaaaagaagacgacaaGCACACCCAAAGCTACCGAAGATCAGGTATATGGGTTTGTTACCGGAGATGACATTGCAACATGCCATGTCGGCGTCGAGGAGAGGAACTGCCCAACAACCCCCCTGTCATCTTGCGGTCTTACGGCGGAAAATGAAGATACGTCTCTCGAATTTTGTCTCTCTGGAGATGAATATAGAGACGATATGAGCTATAGTAGTATTATGAACGGATCAAATACTGAGCTCTCGTTTTCTCTCAGTAACGATCAATTCTCCGACGCAGACGTCTTTAGCTACGACGCATCTATTCCGCCCGCTCTAGCCACCTCTGCTTACGATGAATACTGTTTTGTGAGCAACTTCACTCAGCTGCTTACTAGCTCTCGCCGAAATTACTCCAGTCTTAGACCAGAATCTTGGATACCCAAGCTTCCCTACCTTGTTGCAACGAATTCATTACCCTCTCCACTCAAGTATGCGCTACACGCCGTTGCGCTCTTGTACCATGCCGTCACTCATGATTATAGAGCTGAAGTACCCGCTGTAAAATTTTATGTGGCTGGCATAGAGAGCTACCGCTCTATGGTACTCGGCAgccaagcaaaagaaacgCCAATGCTTTCGATATCGGGAGAAGACTTAGATACAGAAATGCCTCATGCATCGAATATTGTAGCAGTTTGTGGCCCAATACTGTTCTCATTCTATGAAGCGCTCCAAGATGCTGGATCTGACGCGGAGCTGCTCCATCACTCAGTAGCTATAGAGATGTTGCAGGCTCGTGGTCCCGAGAAATGcgttgatggccttgatcaTAGCGTGATGCGGTCTATGAGAGTCAAAGAG GCATTCCATTCTATTATGCAAAACCGATCTGCAAGCTTTTCTTCGCCTGAATGGCTGTCTGTACCGTTTCAGCAAAAGCACAAAATTTGCTATGACAGATTAATTGATATCCTCCTCTCCTTTACCACGACGCTCCATCTTCCCCATATGAATCAGCGCGGTGCAAAATTGAGAAGTTCGATACACCGCATCCACGACCTTTCCACAACTCGCAAAAACGTCATTGAAAAGAATGTAACGGTTCTCCAAGAACAATTACAAAACTGGTGGTTAGAATTTCAAGATGAGCACCGTGAGATTAGTGCTCAAAATTCTGGAACCTCATCCattcttgatgctgccgaTGTAGCTGCTGCCTCTCCCTCATCCGTCCTCCCGTTATCTGGGCCGTGGATGATAGCCAATAAAGAAACGCTCACTTCGAGTATGGTTTCTATCTATAGTTCTATCCACATCATTCTTCACTCTATCCTTCTCATAATCTCATTATCGAGGACCCCAGGCTCGATCGAGCCCGGAGGTCAGTCGGCGGTTGATATTCATCAGGCCGCAATTTCGATGTATGTAACAAGCGTTTTCAATGCTGCCCTATATCTCAACATGGTCAATCCGTTTTGTGGCGACGCTCTCCGTACAAGTTCTCTATAA
- a CDS encoding uncharacterized protein (EggNog:ENOG41~SMCOG1176:alkyl hydroperoxide reductase subunit~antiSMASH:Cluster_5.2), which yields MRIPSVFIFLPALAGLSTAVSNGSARELTIQADYDAIIVGGGPAGLSAASGLARVRRNVLLIDSGDYRNALTRHMHDVIGFDGVTPAYFRWSARKQILDYGTVDLVNGTVTKIQPEANNSYFTVSANYPGDNEVTFTSRKVILATGLRDLLPSTPGLRENWGKGIYWCPWCDGHEHADQQLGILGPFSKGPDAVREIVTLNRDIILFVNGTDTPEQRAVAEKGFPEWEKYLKLHNVKIENRIISSIRRLANGTVGDEDPSLPSHPEHDLFQLNFETGEPVLRAAILTNCDTAQKSNLGQETGVVLYGGRLAADKNNGLVTNIHGIFAIGDANSDNVTNIPHAMYSGKKTAVHIQGEGWYLCLGNFYLCL from the exons ATGAGGATACCAAGTGTCTTTATCTTTCTGCCCGCCCTGGCTGGCCTTTCTACGGCTGTGTCAAACGGCAGTGCCCGCGAACTCACAATTCAAGCTGATTATGATGCGATAATCGTCGGAGGGGGCCCTGCAGGTCTCAGTGCAGCCAGTGGTCTGGCCCGCGTCCGCCGAAACGTTTTGTTGATCGACTCGGGAGATTACCGCAATGCTCTTACTCGGCATATGCACGATGTTATTGGATTCGACG GAGTTACACCAGCATATTTCCGCTGGTCGGCTCGCAAACAAATCCTCGATTACGGCACCGTTGATTTAGTAAATGGCACCGTTACCAAAATCCAGCCAGAAGCCAACAATTCTTATTTCACAGTATCTGCAAATTATCCTGGCGATAATGAAGTCACTTTCACTTCGCGAAAAGTGATTCTCGCAACAGGTTTACGGGACTTGCTTCCATCAACGCCCGGACTTAGGGAGAATTGGGGCAAAGGGATTTATTGGTGCCCATGGTGTGATGGACATGAGCATGCAGATCAGCAACTTGGAATACTCGGGCCTTTTTCTAAAGGTCCTGATGCAGTTCGAGAAATCGTCACTCTAAACCGAGATATCATCTTGTTTGTCAACGGGACGGATACTCCCGAGCAGCGAGCTGTCGCAGAAAAAGGATTCCCAGAATGGGAGAAATATCTAAAGCTACACAATGTAAAAATCGAAAACCGTATTATTTCGTCCATCAGGAGACTTGCCAACGGAACGGTAGGAGATGAGGATCCTAGCCTACCATCTCACCCTGAGCACGATCTCTTTCAACTCAACTTCGAGACTGGTGAACCGGTGCTTCGCGCGGCCATTTTGACTAATTGTGATACCGCGCAGAAGTCAAATCTGGGCCAAGAGACCGGTGTGGTATTATATGGTGGTAGACTTGCCGCAGATAAAAATAATGGCTTGGTTACCAATATCCATGGTATATTCGCCATTGGTGATGCCAATTCGGACAACGTCACAAATATCCCACACGCCATGTACAGTGGGAAGAAAACAGCTGTCCATATTCAAGGTGAGGGATGGTATCTCTGCCTTGGTAATTTTTACTTATGTCTCTGA